The proteins below come from a single Aegilops tauschii subsp. strangulata cultivar AL8/78 chromosome 6, Aet v6.0, whole genome shotgun sequence genomic window:
- the LOC109734675 gene encoding NDR1/HIN1-like protein 3: MSDSAHREKSCCGSLFTFLVAAGFVILIYWAIFQPHHIRATVSSATLANLTVAPDNATVSYRLTVGLELYNPSLRVPIYYDALDAELRAGGGGASLRGPAARVASSPAEFLQRRKSADTVRLEFDGSSGVGVPGDVAGELAREAAAGVVSFEVDVDARVRYRFASIKIRQKPRIWCWLTVLVKPEGGVGFGGALASGDRCSVKY, translated from the coding sequence atGTCCGATAGCGCCCACCGCGAGAAATCCTGCTGCGGCAGCCTGTTCACCTTCCTCGTCGCCGCCGGCTTCGTCATCCTCATCTACTGGGCCATCTTCCAGCCGCACCACATCCGCGCGACGGTCAGCTCCGCCACGCTCGCCAACCTCACAGTGGCCCCCGACAACGCCACCGTCTCCTACCGCCTCACCGTCGGGCTCGAGCTCTACAACCCCAGCCTCCGCGTGCCCATCTACTACGACGCCCTCGACGCCGAGCtccgcgccggcggcggcggggcctccCTCCGCGGCCCCGCTGCCCgcgtcgcctcctcgccggcggAGTTCCTGCAGCGCAGGAAGAGCGCCGACACGGTGAGGCTGGAGTTCGACGGGAGCAGCGGCGTCGGCGTCCCCGGCGACGTCGCCGGGGAGCTGGCGAGGGAGGCGGCCGCCGGGGTCGTGAGCTTTGAGGTGGACGTGGATGCGCGGGTGCGCTACAGGTTCGCCAGCATCAAGATCCGCCAGAAGCCGAGGATTTGGTGCTGGCTGACGGTTCTGGTCAAGCCGGAGGGTGGCGTCGGTTTCGGCGGCGCTCTGGCCTCCGGCGACCGCTGTAGCGTCAAGTACTGA